TCGGCGGCCTGAATATCAAAGGGCAACCGGGCAAGCAAAGGCAGGCCCTCCGCAGCGCAGTACCGCTCAAGGGCCGCATCGCCAGCTTCATTGCCGGGCATGCCCGCCCGGTTCATGACAACGGCCAGGGACAGGCCAAGCTTTTTGAAGGCCGCATGGGCCAGCTTGAAATCATACATGCCAAAGGGCGTGGACTCCGCCACCAGAACAAGTGCGTCCGCCATGCGGGCCGTGGTCATGGCCGGACAGCTCACGCCGGGGGGCGAATCGATGAGGATGTCCGGGCCGTCCGCCGCACCCTTGCGGGCGGTGGAGGCAAAAGCCCGCTCCAGGGCACGCAGCAGGGGGGGCGACATAGCCTCTCCCACACGGCTTTTTCCCATAAGCAGGACCTGCTCGCGGGCAGGATTCAGATTCCACCGCCCCCATTGCAGGCTGCCCAGTTCGCGTTGGCCCCTGTTCAGGGCAGCGGGCGCGCAAACCTCGAAACAGCCGCCGCAGCCATGGCACATGTCGGCGAAAATGGTGGGCTTTCCCCCCAGCATGGCAATGGCCTTGTAAGCGCACATGTCAGCGCATGCCCCACAGGCAGTGCATTTTTCCGCGTCAAGTTCGGGCACGGTCAGATACACGGCTTGGGCCGCGTCCAGATCAGGCTGCAAAAATAGATGCAGGTTCGGAGCCTCCACATCGGCGTCAACTATCAGGCAGGGCCGTGGCCAGACCACGGCCAGTGAAGCCGCCACCGTGGTCTTTCCCGCGCCTCCCTTGCCGCTGGCAAATGCTATACGCATGACAGCCTACTTGTTGGGCGCTGCGGCCGGACTGACGGAACCTTCGGTATAGCAGCGCACGGCTTCGCCCACGCTGCGGCCGTCCAGTTCCTGATATACCTGCATGCCAGCCGCCCGCAAAGCGGTGAAAGCCTTGGGGCCAACATAACCGCTGAGCACAGCGCCAACGCCCAGGGACGACAGGCGCTCGGCCGTCTGTATGCCCGCGCCTTGCGCCATGACCTGCGAGCTGCCATTATCGACATATTCCGTGGCCATACTTTCCGTATCCACCACCACGAAGCCTGCGGCACGGCCGAAACGCGGATCAACCTGGGAATCCAGACCCGGCCCTTCGCTTGAGACAGCGATTTTCATACATTCGCTCCTTTGCGCAGCCGAGGCCGCACCTTATATTTTGCTCATCAGTTTTGCTCAAATGAGCATAATCTTCAGCCGTCCAATGTCAAGACAAAGACACAAATTTTTGCCACGAAAAAAGGGCCGGTTTCGCGTACATGCGAAACCGGCTCTGTCCAAGGCGGAAATAAAGGTTTTGGAGGAATGGGAGGGCCGTTGGGGTGGAGCCCTTTGACACAAAGGCCCTTCCCCCACAAAGCAGTTCAAAATCCACCAACATCAAGGGGAGCACTGATTACAGAGCCTTCTGGAAACGCGCAGTTATTTCGTTTGGCAAGGCGCGATCTTTTTTTGAAGCAGGAGTGGACTTTTCCGTCCTCGACTGTTTCAAAAAAAGTGAAGCACGCCGCCAAACGGAATAAATCAGCGTTTCCCTAGAGTCCGAAACGCAATCCGGCGTACCCCACAACCCGGCTGGTATCGCCGGATGCGGCGGCAGAAGTGTCGTAGAGGCAAAGCTCTGCCCAGGGGTTGCCAAGGGCGCGCGCGGCAAACAGGGCCAGGGCCAGAGGGCCTACCCCGCACATGGTAATGCCCTCACGCTCCACAACGGCAAGCAGACCATCGGGATCACAGGCCAGGGCCTGCGTCAGAGCCAGCGCGTCCTTGTGCAGGGTCTGCTCCTGGTTCTGGTAGTGGTTCAAGTCCGAACTGACGATGATGCCCACATCCTGCCCTCTGGCGCTGAAATCCTGTATCACCTGCGCCAGGGCCAGCCCGGCGGCGCGCAGCGCATCGGGTCTGCGGGTTCCCACGCATACGGGCGCAATGGTGCGACGCACGGGCGATCCGTCCTCTCCGGCATCGATGCCGGGCAGACTTTGCAGAAAAGGCAGAATAACTTCGGCGGAATGCTCGACAAGATGGCTAAGCTCGTCCGGCAAAAAGCCGCCCGGAGCCCGAATAAGAGCCTGGGTCAGTTCTTCGTCCACCGGCATCGGGCCCAGCGGCGTCAGCCATTGGCCTTCGGCCCATACGCCCAGGGGCTTCCCCTGGCCCGTGTGGTTGGGAGACAGGACAAACAGCCGATGCGGCAGGCTGGCTCCTGTTGTGGAGTCGCCCCATGGGGCCGCCAGGGTGGCGCCAATGATGCGGCCGCAGTAAACATAGCCGGCATGAGGCAGTACGAGTCCCAGCAGGCGGGAACCGGCATCCTTCGAATGCTCGTCCGACAAGAAACCAGTAGAAACAGCTGACGCCATAAGCCATGCCTGAACTTCTTTTTTTAACTGATCAGCCTCGGCAGGATAAAAACGGCCTGCCGCAATGGGATGTCGTATACTCATGGCCGCCCCCGGAATATGGCATGTCTCGAGCAGATTAACTTTGAAATGCAACACATTTCAAAGTTTTCATTCAGCCGAAAAGTGTGATTCGCGGCTGAATCCACGCCACGTAGTGGCGCGCTGCACTTTCGTACAGCCTTAGAGCATTTACACTTTTTCAAAGGTAACATGCTCTAAAATAACACTGCGAACCCCACGCTACAGGCCTGACCGCTCTTGAGAGCCGCCTGCCTTTCCCAGCGGCTTTCTCGCGGCATCCCGCCTTTATTGCAGGCTGCGCGCCCATAAAATCCTGCGGATATTCAGGGCACATGCAAAACGCTTCGTGCAGGGTTCTCGCCTGTTTCGTCCTTTTGTTATTGGTTAGAGCAAGTTAACTTTTAAATTGCTCTGACGGCTGCGTGAGCAGACGTCCGCTACGAAGGCGTAAGCTCAGTTTATCTGCGCGGTTAAACGCCGAAGTGAGCGTGCTTTAAACTTTGAGAATGTACATTCTCAAAGTTAATCTGCTCTAGTCGAGACCACCCAACAGCGCGTAGTGGGTTTCCATATATTCAAGCAGCCCTTCACGGCCGCCTTCACGCCCCACGCCGCTGCCCTTGACGCCGCCAAAAGGCGTTTCCGCCGAGGCCAGCGCTGCGTCGTTGACACCCACCATGCCGTACTGGAGGCCCGCCCACAGTCGCCAGATACGGGCCATGTCGCGCGTGCAGACATAGGACGCGAGGCCGTATTCCGTATCATTGGCCAGGGCCACGGCCTCTTCCTCGTCCTCAAAGGACATGACGGCAGCCACAGGCCCGAATATTTCTTCACGGAAAATACGCATTTCGGGCGTTATGCCCGTCAGCAGCGAGGGTTCGTAAAAGTTGCCGCCCAAGCTGTGGGGCTGGCATCCTGCTATACGGCGGGCTCCCTTTTCAAGGGCGTCGTGCACAAGGGCGTCCACATGGGCCACGGCTTCGGCGTTGATGAGCGGCCCCATGGTGGTGTCGGGCTTGAGCCCGTCACCGACCTGAAGCTCCCGGATGCCTTGCAATAGACGGCGCACAAAGGCGTCGGACACGTCGCTGTGCACCAGAAAACGGTTGGCGCAGATGCAGGTTTGCCCCGCATTGCGGAACTTGCTGCCCATGCCCACACGCGCCGCCAGATCCAGATCCGCGTCGTCAAAAACAATGAAGGGCGCGTTGCCGCCCAACTCCAGCGACACCTTCTTCAAGGTGGGGGCGCACTGGGCGGCGAGAGTTCTGCCCACGGGCGTGGACCCGGTAAAGCTGAGTTTGCGTACCAGAGGACTTTCTGTAACCACGGAGCCGATGGCCCTGGCGCTGCCCGTGATCACGTTGAAAACCCCGGCGGGAATGCCCACCCGCATGGCCAGCTCGGCCATGGCCAAAGCGCTGTACGGCGTGGCGCTGGCGGGTTTGACAATGGCCGTGCATCCCGCCGCCAGGGCCGGAGCCACCTTGCGGGGAATCATGGACATGGGGAAGTTCCAGGGGGTAATGGCCACGGCAACGCCCAGGGGAGCGTGCCGGGTAAGCGCCTGCACGCCCTGCCGGAACTGGGGCACCACCTCGCCGCTCACGCGGCGGGCCTCTTCGGCATACCAGGGAAAATAGGAGGCCCCCTGAAGGATTTCCGCCCTGGCTTCAGCCAGGGGCTTGCCCTCTTCAAGAGTGAGCAGGCGGGCCAGGTCTTCAAGGTTGGCGCGTATGGCCTGCTCCCAGGCATGAAGGTAGGCTCCGCGCTCCTGAGGGGTTTTGTCCTTCCAGAGGGCAAAGGCGCTGTGAGCGGCTTCAACGGCAAGCCGGGCCTCGTCTGCGCCGCAGTTGGGCACAGTGCCAAGCAACTTGCCGTTGGCCGGATTGACGACATCCAGAACACTCTTGTCTGCCGCGTCGCGCCACTGCCCGTTGATGAGGCAGTGGGGACGGAACAGGCTTTTATCCTGCAATATTTGGTGCATAAGAACCCCTGTTGTGCGCGGGCAGGGGGTCAGAACAGTTGTCTGCCTCCCATCCAGTGGTGCTTGACGCGCCCGCGCAAGGTCTGCCCCAAAAAGGGCGAGTTCAGGCTTTTTGAATACATGGTTTGCCGTGAGGGCGTCCATTCTTCATCAGTATCAAACAAAAAGAAGTCCGCCGGATCGCCAGGGGCGAAGCCGTTCCAGGGCAGGCCAAAAATTTCAGCCGGACGGCGGCACCACAGGCGATGCACGTCGGATTCGGCCAAGATGCCCGCATCCACAAGCTTCCAGGTAAGGCCAAGAGCCAGATCAAGACCTGTGAAGCCGCAGGGGGCTCCGTCCAGGGTGCCGTCTTTTTCATGGGCCGCGTGCGGCGCGTGGTCGGTCACAAGAATGTCCACAATACCCGTTTTCACGGCTTCACGCAGCACTTCGCGGTCGTGCGCCGTGCGCAGCGGAGGGCTCACCTTGGCCTGCACACTATAGTTCTCCAGGGCTCTTTCGTCCAGCAACAGATAGTGCGGGCAGGTTTCTGCGCTGACCTTCACGCCGCGCTGCTTGGCCCAGCGTATGAGGTCTACGGTCAAGGCAGCGGAAACATGCGCGATATGCACAGGGATATCAAGATATTCTGCAAGCATGATGTCGCGGGCGGCCTGTATGGCCTCCCCGGAGGCCGGTTGCCCCTTGAGCCCCAGAAGGCCGCTGACATGCCCCTCGTGCATGATCCACCCGCGGCCCAGGTGCGGGTCCTCGCAGTGGTCGATGAGGATCAGACCGAGGTCTGCGGCGTATTCCATAATGCGGCGCACAAGCTCGGCGTTTTCCAGGGGGCGGCCGTCATTGGACACGGCCACGCAGCCCGCCTCCTTGAGTTCGGCCAGGGGGGCCATCATCTCGCCCTTGAGGCCGATGGTGGCCGCCGCGATGGGGAAAAGCCGGGGCCCGTGGGGGTGGCTTTGCCTCGCCCTGTCCAGCATGTGGCGGGTAACGCTGGCCGTATCATTGACCGGCTTGGTGTTGGCCATGCACATGACCGCGCCAAAGCCGCCCCGCAGTGCGGCTTCAAGCCCTGAAGCCACGTCTTCCTTATATTCAAAACCGGGTTCGCGCAGGTGAACATGCGCGTCAATAAGGCTTGGCATGAGCGCAAGGCCGCAAGCGTTAAAAATTTCGCACCCTTCGGGGGCCTCGTGATGGCCCGCCGGGGTCATTGTCATGATTTTATCGCCGTCCACCAGAAGGTCCACAGGGGCCTCAAGGTGACGGGCGTTTTTTATGCAAAGCCTCATGCGCGTCCTCCATCGTTGCGTGTGGCCAGAAGATAGAGCACGGCCATGCGCGTCGCCACGCCAGCGGCCACCTGGTTCAGCACCAGGCTGGCAGGAGCGTCGGCCATGTCGTCGGAAATTTCCAGTCCCCGGTTCATGGGCCCGGGATGCAGCACCTTGGCCCCTGGCCGGGCCATCTCCATATGTCTGAGGCCCAGGCAGAAGCGCCGCGAGTACTCGGCCAGATCGGGCAGAAGCCCGGCCTGCTGGCGTTCCAGCTGCAGGCGCAGGCACATGGTGGCGTCCACATCGCGCACGGCCTCTTCAAGATTTGTATACACTTCCACAGGCCAGTGGTCCACCCCGGCGGGCAGGAGAGTGCGGGGGGCGCAGACCCGCACGCGCACGCCAAGGCTGGTCAGCAGATGGATATTGGACCGCGCCACACGACTGTGGGCGATATCCCCAAGGATGAGCAGCGTGCGCCCTTCAAAGGCGTTATCCCATGCCTGACGCAGGCTGAAACAGTCCAGCAGGGCCTGCGTTGGGTGGGCATGCCAGCCGTCGCCGCCGTTGACCACGCCACAGGGCAGCAGTTCCGCGATATAGCGGGCAGCGCCGCTGCTGGAGTGGCGGATGACGATGACGTCGGGCGACATGGCCTGGAGCGTCAGGGCCGTGTCCTTGAGGCTTTCACCCTTGTTGAGGCTTGAACCGCTCTTGCCCAGAGAAAAGGTGTCCGCCGACAGACGCTTGCCCGCCACATCAAAGGACGTCTTGGTACGGGTGCTGTCTTCCACAAAAAAAAGCACCACAGTCTTGCCTTTGAGCGTGGGCACCTTCTTGACGGGTCGGGTGTTTATTTCCTGAAAGCTGGCGGCCAGATCCAGCAGATGCAGGGTGTCGGCCCTGCTCAACTGGGTTACATCCAGCAGATCCTTGTGTGACCAGTGGTAGCGGTTGTCGGTATTCATGGCAGTACTGTGTAAAAGGTAAAAAAAAACCCCGCTGATTTTTCAACGGGGAACGGCGGGAGAGGCTGCGGCCCTGACACGGAGCGATGTAAATTTTGAAAAATCATGCACACCGGGCACCGGCAAAGGCGCCCTCCCGAATATGCGGAGTACAGGAGCGGCAGACATCATGCCTGATTTGTAGTCGCGCCAAAGACCTTTGTAAAGTAAAAAGTCTGTTGACGCCTGCAGGGCCATTGTCTAGTTAGAGAAAGGCAATGCCGCCCCCAGGGCGGCGCAGTCCATGTGGCCGCCGGGCGGCACAACCATGCGACTGCCAGCCCGGACACGCTTTGGGCCGATGCCCGGCGCTTTTCGCCATTGTTTCCATCAGGCTCTTTTGTGGAGGATGTGACCAATGCTTTTGACTCTTGTGATCTATCTTGCATGTGGCGCTGTGACCGGGGTGCTGGCCGGACTGCTGGGCGTGGGCGGAGGCATTGTGCTGGTGCCCATGATGGTGGCCATATTTCCCTCTGTGGGCGTGCCTGCCGAATATGTGCAGCAAATGGCGCTGGGCACTTCCCTTGCCAGCATCATGATCACCTCCATTTCCAGCGCCCGCGCCCAGAACAAGCGCGGAGCCGTGCACTGGGACATCTTCCGCAACATTACGCCGGGCATCCTCGTTGGCACTTTTGTGGGCGGCCTTATCGCCACGCACATGCCCACGCTTGCCCTCAAGATCATCTTCATCTGTTTTCTGCTGATGGTGTCTGTCCAGATGCTCTCCGGCTACCGGCCTCCGGCCACCCGCAACATGCCCGGCTTTGTCGGCACGTCCGGCGTGGGCGTGGGCATAGGTCTTATTTCGAGCTTTGTGGGCATTGGCGGCGGCACGCTTTCCGTGCCTTTCATGTCGTCCTGCAACGTGCCCCTGCACCACGCCGTGGGCACCTCGGCGGCCATTGGTTTTCCCATTGCCGTGGCGGGAACGCTGGGCTTCATAGTGGGCGGATGGGGCCGACCGGATCTTCCCCCTATGGCTCTGGGCTTTGTAAACCTGTGGGCCTTGCTGGGCATAGCTTCGGCCAGTTTTCTCACTGCGCCCCTCGGCGTCAGGCTGTCGCACGCCCTGCCAGCCGACAAGCTTAAACGCGGCTTTGCCTGCTTTCTGGTTATCGTGGCCGTCAAAATGGCCTGGGGATTGCTGTAAACCGCAATTACTGACAAGATAGGAACATGAAACTCTATTCCTACAACCACAAACTGGCCGAATCAGTCTGGTGGAATCTCTTTCTGCTGACCCTGGGCGGTCTGCTTACAACTATCTGTATCCAGAGCGTTGCCGCCCCCCACGACTTTCTCGCGGGGGGCATCATGGGCGTGGCCCTGCTCACCAACTACTGGACAGGGACGCTCACCCCCCTTGTGTGGTACGCCCTGTTTTGCGCGCCCATTTACCTTTTCGGCTGGTTTGTTGTCGGAAAACGCTTTCTCCTCTACACGGCCTACGGCACCCTGTGCACGACGATCTTTGGCTTTTTCATCAATTTCACCATCCCGCTGCAAAGCGAACTGTATGCCGCCGTGGTGGGCGGCGTGCTGCACGGCACAGCAGGGGGACTGATGCTGCGGACCCTTGGCAGCGGCGGCGGCACGGACGTTATCGCCGTAGTGCTCAAGGACCGCTGGAATTTTTCCATCGGGCAGTTCAACGTCATTTTCAACGGCCTGCTTTTTCTGCTGGGCGCCTACCGCCTGCCCTTTGATCTTATCGTGGCCTCGATGATCATGATGTTCATTTCGTCCAACGCGCTTGAATACGTGCTGGGCATGTTCAACCGGCGCAAACTGGTCTTCATCATCTCCGATCACGGCGAGGAAATCAGCGAAGCCATACTGGTGACGGAACGCTTTGGCGCAACCATGTTGCGGGGCAAGGGGGCCTACTCCGGCTCCGACCGTGAAATACTGCTCACCGTCACCAACAACATCGCCCTCAAGCGACTGGAAAATCTGGTCTTCAGCATTGACCGCAACGCCCTTTTCATTGTTGAAAACACCTTTTACGTTTCCGGCGGGCAGTTCGCACGCAGGAGCAGGTAGGAGCAGCACAATGGCGCCAGCCGCATCCGCTCCCGGTTCCATCCCTGAAGGCAGGGCGCAGCAGGCGCTGGCCATCAGGGCCAGAAGCATCGTCACCCTGGCGGGCGAGGACCCGGCCAGAGGCGCGCGCCTGTTCGCCCCCCTGAAAAAAATCGACAATGCCGTGCTCATCGTGCGCGACGGCATGGTGGAAGAAGTACGCCCCTGGTCGGCAGGGGCGACGCCCACGGGCGCTCTGGTGCGCGATCTCGGCCCGGTGTGTCTGGCCCCAGCCTGCGTCAACGCCCACACCCATCTGGAGCTTTCCCACCTGGCGGGGCGCACCCGCTTGGGCAAGGGGTTCACGCCCTGGCTGCAAAGCCTTATTCCCCTGCTGCGCGAAGCCCCGAACCCGGAGGCGGCTGAAAATGCCTGCGCCCATATGGCGGGCACAGGAACCCTATACGCTGGCAATATCACCGGCTCCCTGCCCGGCGGCATGCTGCTGGCGGACGCCGCCTGCCGTGAAGCCGGGCTTGCCGTGAACCACTTTTGCGAATGGTTCGGCTTTGGCGCGCCCTTTGCCGACGGCCTGCGCCCCTGGCCGCCCCGCTGCCGCCAGGCGCTGGAAGACGATCCTTTTCTGGCCGCCCGCTGCGCCCCCGGGGGGCACGCCCTCTACTCCACCGGGCCGGACATCCTGCGCGCCGCCAAACAGGACTGCGCCCGCATGGGCCGTATTTTCAGCTTTCATCTGGCCGAATCGCCGGAGGAAACACAACTGCTCACCACGGGGGACGGTCCCCTGCGCCAGTGCTACGATTCAGTGGTGCTGCCTGCGGACTGGCAGGCTCCCGGCCTGCGCCCTCTGGCCTATGCCTTCAAGCTGGGGCTTCTGGATGCGGGAACCCTGGCCGTACACGGCACGCAACTGGACGCGCAGGAAGTGGAAGTGCTGGCCGCCAGCGGAGCGGCCCTGTGCCTGTGCCCGCGCTCGAACCGCAACCTTGGGCTTGGCGTGCCCCCTGTGCGCGACCTGCTTGAAAGCGGCTGCCTGCTCTGCCTCGGCACTGACGGCCTGACCAGCAACCGCGACCTTGACGTGCGGCAGGAAGCCGTATGGCTGCGGGAACATCTTGATGTTCCCCCCGAAGCCCTGGTGCGTCTCATGACCATTAACGGGGCGGCGGCCCTCAACATGCTCCAGAGCGGCGCGGGCCGTCTGGAACCGGGAAGTCCCGCGGACTTCTGCGTTCTGCCCGATGCCCTTACCTACTGAGTCCGCGCGAGTCCTGGCCGGACACATTGCCATGCGAGCATCACGAATTTTCGCCCCGTCACATACCCTGCCCTATATTTGTTGAACGACTCCAAATCCAATGACTGTGGGAACAAACAGGTTTTACCGCGTTTTTTGTCGCAACTTTTCCTCATTCCCGTTTTCGCGCGCCCACAGACGTTTTCATCGTCATCGGGGGGCGGGACGACAGCGCCGTTTTGCGAATTCCCACTTTTCAGGTCAATAAAGTTATTGTCATCATAAAATCTTGCTGGCAGTATTCGCGCATCCCAGATTTGTACGGTTACAACTCCTGGGGCCATTGCTGTGCAGTGGCCCCGGCGGTGTCTGCCGCCTGTCATCAACCTGCGCCAAGAAGGAAAAAATGAGCGAGGAATTACTGGACTGGAAAGAAGCCATGACCCGTGTGCTCGACAAACGTGACCTCTATGTCAAACTGTTGGGCAAGTTCATTGAGACGGAACGCGACACACCTGACAAGGTGGGCGTGGCCCTGAAAAACGGCAATGCGGAAGAAGCCCGGCAACTGGTGCACAACACCAAGGGAGTTGCCGCCAACCTTGGGGCCAAGGCCTTGGCCTCCGCTGCGCTGGAACTGGAAATGGCCATCAAGGCCGGGGCGGATACAAGCCGCGCCCTCAGCCATTTCAGCACCACCGTTATGGAAACCCTCGTGACCATGCACGCCTTCATGACCCAGTAGTTCCGGCGTAGACATCCCGACACGAAGCAAAGCCCGCTCCGCCGTTTTCGGCAGGAGCGGGCTTTTGTCATTCAGGCGCATTGGGGCGGATAACGCTTGCGGTGGCGCGGTGCCGAAAAGGCGCGTTCTCTGGAACCCCGCTGATACAAGAAAAGTTTTAGGGGGAGGGGGTGTGGGGGAGGATATCCTTTTACAAAAGGGCCCCTCCCCCACAAAGCTCTTCCAACCTCATAGTGCGCTTATTTCACAGCAAGGCGACCTAACTTTCTATCCTGAAAAAGCGCAGCCGCAGGGCGTTGGTCACCACAGACACGGAGGAG
This DNA window, taken from Desulfovibrio sp. 86, encodes the following:
- a CDS encoding YitT family protein — protein: MKLYSYNHKLAESVWWNLFLLTLGGLLTTICIQSVAAPHDFLAGGIMGVALLTNYWTGTLTPLVWYALFCAPIYLFGWFVVGKRFLLYTAYGTLCTTIFGFFINFTIPLQSELYAAVVGGVLHGTAGGLMLRTLGSGGGTDVIAVVLKDRWNFSIGQFNVIFNGLLFLLGAYRLPFDLIVASMIMMFISSNALEYVLGMFNRRKLVFIISDHGEEISEAILVTERFGATMLRGKGAYSGSDREILLTVTNNIALKRLENLVFSIDRNALFIVENTFYVSGGQFARRSR
- a CDS encoding NAD-dependent succinate-semialdehyde dehydrogenase, encoding MHQILQDKSLFRPHCLINGQWRDAADKSVLDVVNPANGKLLGTVPNCGADEARLAVEAAHSAFALWKDKTPQERGAYLHAWEQAIRANLEDLARLLTLEEGKPLAEARAEILQGASYFPWYAEEARRVSGEVVPQFRQGVQALTRHAPLGVAVAITPWNFPMSMIPRKVAPALAAGCTAIVKPASATPYSALAMAELAMRVGIPAGVFNVITGSARAIGSVVTESPLVRKLSFTGSTPVGRTLAAQCAPTLKKVSLELGGNAPFIVFDDADLDLAARVGMGSKFRNAGQTCICANRFLVHSDVSDAFVRRLLQGIRELQVGDGLKPDTTMGPLINAEAVAHVDALVHDALEKGARRIAGCQPHSLGGNFYEPSLLTGITPEMRIFREEIFGPVAAVMSFEDEEEAVALANDTEYGLASYVCTRDMARIWRLWAGLQYGMVGVNDAALASAETPFGGVKGSGVGREGGREGLLEYMETHYALLGGLD
- a CDS encoding sulfite exporter TauE/SafE family protein — encoded protein: MLLTLVIYLACGAVTGVLAGLLGVGGGIVLVPMMVAIFPSVGVPAEYVQQMALGTSLASIMITSISSARAQNKRGAVHWDIFRNITPGILVGTFVGGLIATHMPTLALKIIFICFLLMVSVQMLSGYRPPATRNMPGFVGTSGVGVGIGLISSFVGIGGGTLSVPFMSSCNVPLHHAVGTSAAIGFPIAVAGTLGFIVGGWGRPDLPPMALGFVNLWALLGIASASFLTAPLGVRLSHALPADKLKRGFACFLVIVAVKMAWGLL
- a CDS encoding amidohydrolase family protein; amino-acid sequence: MAPAASAPGSIPEGRAQQALAIRARSIVTLAGEDPARGARLFAPLKKIDNAVLIVRDGMVEEVRPWSAGATPTGALVRDLGPVCLAPACVNAHTHLELSHLAGRTRLGKGFTPWLQSLIPLLREAPNPEAAENACAHMAGTGTLYAGNITGSLPGGMLLADAACREAGLAVNHFCEWFGFGAPFADGLRPWPPRCRQALEDDPFLAARCAPGGHALYSTGPDILRAAKQDCARMGRIFSFHLAESPEETQLLTTGDGPLRQCYDSVVLPADWQAPGLRPLAYAFKLGLLDAGTLAVHGTQLDAQEVEVLAASGAALCLCPRSNRNLGLGVPPVRDLLESGCLLCLGTDGLTSNRDLDVRQEAVWLREHLDVPPEALVRLMTINGAAALNMLQSGAGRLEPGSPADFCVLPDALTY
- a CDS encoding dihydroorotase, whose protein sequence is MRLCIKNARHLEAPVDLLVDGDKIMTMTPAGHHEAPEGCEIFNACGLALMPSLIDAHVHLREPGFEYKEDVASGLEAALRGGFGAVMCMANTKPVNDTASVTRHMLDRARQSHPHGPRLFPIAAATIGLKGEMMAPLAELKEAGCVAVSNDGRPLENAELVRRIMEYAADLGLILIDHCEDPHLGRGWIMHEGHVSGLLGLKGQPASGEAIQAARDIMLAEYLDIPVHIAHVSAALTVDLIRWAKQRGVKVSAETCPHYLLLDERALENYSVQAKVSPPLRTAHDREVLREAVKTGIVDILVTDHAPHAAHEKDGTLDGAPCGFTGLDLALGLTWKLVDAGILAESDVHRLWCRRPAEIFGLPWNGFAPGDPADFFLFDTDEEWTPSRQTMYSKSLNSPFLGQTLRGRVKHHWMGGRQLF
- the amrB gene encoding AmmeMemoRadiSam system protein B; amino-acid sequence: MSIRHPIAAGRFYPAEADQLKKEVQAWLMASAVSTGFLSDEHSKDAGSRLLGLVLPHAGYVYCGRIIGATLAAPWGDSTTGASLPHRLFVLSPNHTGQGKPLGVWAEGQWLTPLGPMPVDEELTQALIRAPGGFLPDELSHLVEHSAEVILPFLQSLPGIDAGEDGSPVRRTIAPVCVGTRRPDALRAAGLALAQVIQDFSARGQDVGIIVSSDLNHYQNQEQTLHKDALALTQALACDPDGLLAVVEREGITMCGVGPLALALFAARALGNPWAELCLYDTSAAASGDTSRVVGYAGLRFGL
- a CDS encoding NifB/NifX family molybdenum-iron cluster-binding protein, translated to MKIAVSSEGPGLDSQVDPRFGRAAGFVVVDTESMATEYVDNGSSQVMAQGAGIQTAERLSSLGVGAVLSGYVGPKAFTALRAAGMQVYQELDGRSVGEAVRCYTEGSVSPAAAPNK
- a CDS encoding aspartate carbamoyltransferase catalytic subunit produces the protein MNTDNRYHWSHKDLLDVTQLSRADTLHLLDLAASFQEINTRPVKKVPTLKGKTVVLFFVEDSTRTKTSFDVAGKRLSADTFSLGKSGSSLNKGESLKDTALTLQAMSPDVIVIRHSSSGAARYIAELLPCGVVNGGDGWHAHPTQALLDCFSLRQAWDNAFEGRTLLILGDIAHSRVARSNIHLLTSLGVRVRVCAPRTLLPAGVDHWPVEVYTNLEEAVRDVDATMCLRLQLERQQAGLLPDLAEYSRRFCLGLRHMEMARPGAKVLHPGPMNRGLEISDDMADAPASLVLNQVAAGVATRMAVLYLLATRNDGGRA
- a CDS encoding Hpt domain-containing protein gives rise to the protein MSEELLDWKEAMTRVLDKRDLYVKLLGKFIETERDTPDKVGVALKNGNAEEARQLVHNTKGVAANLGAKALASAALELEMAIKAGADTSRALSHFSTTVMETLVTMHAFMTQ
- a CDS encoding nucleotide-binding protein; this translates as MRIAFASGKGGAGKTTVAASLAVVWPRPCLIVDADVEAPNLHLFLQPDLDAAQAVYLTVPELDAEKCTACGACADMCAYKAIAMLGGKPTIFADMCHGCGGCFEVCAPAALNRGQRELGSLQWGRWNLNPAREQVLLMGKSRVGEAMSPPLLRALERAFASTARKGAADGPDILIDSPPGVSCPAMTTARMADALVLVAESTPFGMYDFKLAHAAFKKLGLSLAVVMNRAGMPGNEAGDAALERYCAAEGLPLLARLPFDIQAAEGYARGNLPPAGTDANAQAWRGRFESLQQALCRWIGGQPWTDLADSARQPETAEQARAGRFCDGQGAAEARHA